In Acidobacteriota bacterium, the following proteins share a genomic window:
- a CDS encoding methyltransferase, giving the protein MTPTQPVPQPGDVMMQMIFNFWTTRALYAAAKLGLADLVKDGPQTAAQLAAATGTHAPSLYRLLRALASVGVFAEDEQGRFAQTPLSDMLRTDAPVSLRWTALVELGQEHFVAWSNLLHSLETGGIAFEDHYKMNCWEYYAQNPEHAQNFNNSMTGFTALVNQALLAAYDFSGINTLVDVAGSLGALLAAVLPRYPHMRGVLFDQPHVIADAGPLLEAANVRARCEIAGGDFFQAVPAGGDAYFLKFIIHDWDDERALAILQTVQRAMPAHGKLLLGEMVVPPGNEPSMSKFLDLNMLVMLGGRERTAEQFRDLFQRAGFRLTRIVPTHSPMCVIEGEKVS; this is encoded by the coding sequence ATGACGCCAACCCAACCCGTGCCGCAACCCGGCGATGTAATGATGCAGATGATCTTTAACTTCTGGACGACGCGCGCACTGTATGCCGCCGCCAAACTCGGCCTCGCCGATTTGGTCAAGGACGGGCCACAAACTGCCGCGCAATTGGCGGCGGCGACAGGGACGCACGCTCCCTCGCTTTATCGCCTGTTGCGCGCGCTCGCCAGCGTCGGCGTGTTTGCCGAAGACGAGCAAGGACGGTTTGCGCAAACGCCGCTGTCAGACATGTTGCGCACCGACGCGCCGGTTTCGTTGCGCTGGACGGCCCTGGTCGAACTCGGCCAGGAGCATTTCGTGGCCTGGAGCAACTTGCTGCACAGCCTCGAAACGGGCGGCATCGCGTTTGAAGATCATTACAAAATGAATTGCTGGGAGTATTACGCGCAGAATCCCGAACACGCACAGAACTTCAACAATTCGATGACCGGGTTTACCGCCCTGGTCAATCAGGCCTTGCTGGCGGCCTATGATTTCAGCGGCATCAACACGCTGGTGGATGTGGCGGGCAGTCTGGGTGCGCTGTTAGCGGCGGTGCTGCCGCGCTATCCGCACATGCGCGGCGTGCTGTTTGATCAACCACACGTCATTGCTGATGCCGGGCCGTTGCTTGAAGCAGCAAACGTGCGCGCACGTTGCGAAATTGCCGGCGGCGATTTCTTTCAGGCAGTGCCGGCGGGCGGCGATGCTTACTTCTTGAAATTCATCATCCACGATTGGGATGACGAGCGCGCGCTGGCGATCTTGCAAACAGTGCAGCGCGCCATGCCCGCACACGGCAAATTGCTCTTAGGCGAAATGGTCGTGCCGCCGGGCAACGAGCCGAGTATGAGCAAGTTTCTGGACTTGAATATGCTGGTGATGCTGGGCGGACGCGAACGCACGGCGGAGCAGTTCCGCGACCTGTTCCAACGGGCGGGCTTCCGGCTCACGCGCATTGTGCCGACGCACTCGCCGATGTGTGTGATCGAAGGGGAAAAAGTCTCCTGA